Proteins from a genomic interval of Diprion similis isolate iyDipSimi1 chromosome 10, iyDipSimi1.1, whole genome shotgun sequence:
- the LOC124411961 gene encoding zinc finger protein 260-like produces the protein MAVIEEFSELCRLCAGKTSLSLGLPIFETEGEMRHIDEKISACLPVQISMTDKLPKLVCQECAYKLDQLYNFREKCLHTEGMFVAMLKGVHVDESHFKEGCGESDQMQAMQVMDDMDLAGGEQVVSQEEMCQHGGEIQVAGIELDGDTVRMVDQHIRDMQDEVSSQQITMHLEGDVTVVSNLTVGTDLSQLDINYVTSISPQNQDCQDTCQMERVQFCKDIKFEPVIVKDEYHRLQERLSTECSTEANETDERENGMHQPESDSDSEVDASVENENEMETRTEDGTEDPLQSGIAPSTSGHSNLSSNASETPVEYTKSAKASLLQAILTNPSIDETGNSWYVCRLCNEAATEPSSLAQHFEVHFCSCACGIYYTSVEALNIHKQHCQMSKSKEVLCTTEPCSDIATNPEEQKKPGTTARQKWTPKICTECGKQYRTNYKLQEHMRKHTGEKPFQCLLCEKAFRSKIGLAQHTATHTGQFDYTCSTCGKGFQCKSYLIVHQRVHSDLKPYPCSTCGQNFKTKQSLLDHQNRHLGVKPYMCDICGKGFITKGLCKSHQKIHSGKDNRQYPCMVCNKLFVSKSYLNTHLRIHTGEKPYKCEVCGKGFLTRVDLKIHSTMHTGEKSFVCEMCGKAFARRAALRCHRRSHTGERPYRCDVCGKTFTQFSPMAIHKRLHTGERPYECDICRKAFVSRSTMMCHRKKHHLPSTTDQKEEVSDQVMEIISTEIVVRGSHDGIQITAD, from the exons ATGGCCGTGATCGAGGAATTCAGCGAGCTTTGCCGGCTCTGCGCTGGTAAGACGAGCCTCAGCCTCGGTCTTCCGATTTTCGAGACTGAAGGTGAGATGCGGCACATAGACGAAAAGATCTCCGCCTGTCTTCCTGTCCAG ATCTCCATGACGGACAAGCTGCCAAAATTGGTTTGCCAGGAATGCGCCTACAAGCTGGATCAGCTGTACAACTTCAGAGAGAAATGTCTTCATACAGAGGGGATGTTCGTCGCCATGCTCAAGGGTGTTCATGTCGACGAGAGTCATTTCAAGGAGGGTTGTGGAGAATCGGATCAAATGCAGGCCATGCAAGTGATGGATGATATGGATCTCGCCGGCGGAGAACAGGTAGTTTCTCAAGAAGAGATGTGTCAGCATGGCGGGGAAATTCAAGTTGCTGGTATAGAGCTAGACGGTGATACAGTACGAATGGTTGACCAGCACATACGTGACATGCAGGATGAG GTCTCTAGTCAGCAGATTACGATGCATCTGGAAGGAGATGTGACGGTTGTGAGTAACCTGACTGTTGGGACCGACCTCAGCCAGCTGGACATAAACTATGTGACATCAATCAGCCCACAGAATCAAGACTGTCAGGATACATGCCAAATGGAACGGGTACAATTCTGcaaagatataaaatttgaacctGTTATTGTGAAGGATGAATATCACAGGCTGCAAGAACGACTCTCTACAGAATGTTCGACAGAAGCTAATGAGACTGAC gAAAGAGAAAATGGCATGCACCAACCAGAAAGTGATAGTGATAGTGAGGTGGATGCATCGGTCGAGAACGAGAACGAGATGGAGACACGAACTGAGGATGGAACTGAGGATCCCTTGCAATCCGGAATAGCCCCGTCAACAAGTGGACATAGTAATCTAAGTAGCAATGCAAGTGAAACGCCTGTGGAATATACTAAATCAGCTAAAGCATCACTGCTACAAGCAATTCTGACCAATCCTAGTATAGATGAGACAGGTAACAGTTGGTATGTCTGTCGTTTGTGCAACGAAGCAGCCACCGAACCTTCCAGCCTTGCGCAACACTTTGAGGTTCATTTTTGCAGCTGTGCATGTGGTATATACTACACAAGCGTCGAGGCTCTGAATATCCATAAGCAGCACTGCCAGATGAGTAAGAGCAAAGAGGTATTATGCACAACTGAGCCATGCAGTGATATTGCAACAAATCCGGAGGAACAAAAAAAGCCTGGAACAACAGCTAGGCAAAAATGGACgccaaaaatttgtacagagtGTGGAAAACAGTACAGAACTAATTACAAACTTCAAGAGCACATGCGAAAGCACACTGGTGAGAAACCGTTTCAATGCCTACTCTGTGAGAAGGCGTTTCGTAGTAAAATTGGTCTCGCCCAGCACACGGCAACACATACGGGACAGTTTGATTATACTTGCTCAACTTGTGGCAAAGGATTCCAGTGCAAAAGCTACCTCATAGTACACCAGCGTGTGCACTCAGACCTAAAACCCTATCCTTGCAGTACATGTGGTCAAAACTTCAAGACGAAACAGTCGCTGCTAGATCATCAAAATCGACACCTGGGTGTCAAACCGTACATGTGCGACATATGCGGTAAGGGATTCATAACGAAAGGACTGTGCAAAAGCCATCAGAAAATTCATTCAGGAAAGGATAATCGTCAGTATCCTTGCATGGTCTGCAACAAACTGTTTGTTAGTAAAAGCTACCTGAATACTCACCTTCGTATTCATACTGGTGAAAAGCCGTATAAATGTGAGGTATGCGGAAAGGGTTTCCTCACGCGGGTTGACCTCAAAATTCACTCCACAATGCACACCGGTGAGAAGAGTTTCGTATGTGAGATGTGTGGCAAAGCGTTTGCTCGTCGTGCGGCTCTCCGATGTCATCGCCGATCGCATACCGGTGAGCGGCCCTACAGATGCGACGTATGTGGAAAAACATTCACTCAGTTCAGTCCTATGGCGATACACAAACGTCTTCACACTGGTGAACGTCCATACGAGTGCGATATTTGTCGCAAAGCATTTGTATCCAGGTCTACTATGATGTGCCATCGCAAGAAGCACCATCTTCCATCGACTACAGATCAGAAGGAGGAGGTGTCTGACCAAGTCATGGAAATTATATCGACTGAGATTGTGGTCAGAGGGTCCCACGATGGAATACAGATAACTGCTGATTGA
- the LOC124411314 gene encoding pyrroline-5-carboxylate reductase 2-like: protein MLKIGFCGAGKMAQALVKGFIGAGLTKAELVLASCLPNDTDSIKAFQDIGARAIFENRTIAEHGDVLILAVKPQVAPAVLSELKNSPRKLTLSIAMGVSLAALEKALPSGTPVIRVMPNTPALVGCGATVYARGSNVGDEDVAIAKRLFSSVGVCEEVTETMIDPVTALAGSGPAYVYMMIEALADGGVKMGLTRPLAYKLAAQTVLGAATMVRDTDEHPGKLKDDVASPAGSTITAIHYLERHGLRSALIGAVEAATERCREVTAAAKPN from the exons ATGTTGAAGATCGGGTTCTGTGGAGCCGGTAAAATGGCTCAAGCTTTGGTGAAGGGGTTTATAGGAGCCG GATTGACCAAGGCAGAGTTGGTTTTGGCCAGTTGTCTCCCAAACGACACTGACAGCATAAAAGCCTTCCAG GATATTGGCGCGCGAGCTATCTTCGAAAACCGGACGATCGCTGAACACGGTGATGTTCTGATTCTTGCGGTGAAGCCACAGGTTGCCCCTGCGGTACTTTCAGAGTTGAAGAACAGCCCGCGGAAGCTAACGCTCTCAATCGCGATGGGTGTGTCTTTGGCTGCCCTAGAAAAG GCTCTGCCGTCGGGTACCCCGGTCATCAGGGTGATGCCGAATACGCCAGCGCTCGTGGGTTGCGGTGCAACGGTATATGCACGCGGTTCTAACGTGGGCGACGAGGATGTCGCGATAGCGAAACGGCTCTTCTCCAGTGTTGGAGTATGCGAGGAGGTGACGGAGACTATGATCGATCCTGTCACAGCTTTAGCCGGTTCCGGTCCCGCTTAC GTCTACATGATGATTGAAGCCTTGGCCGACGGAGGGGTGAAAATGGGCCTCACCAGGCCCTTGGCTTACAAATTAGCAGCGCAAACAGTTCTGGGAGCAGCGACAATGGTTCGGGACACGGATGAACACCCGGGGAAGCTGAAAGACGACGTAGCATCCCCAGCAG gttcAACAATCACGGCAATCCACTACCTTGAGCGACATGGTTTGAGGTCTGCCCTCATTGGCGCTGTTGAAGCTGCTACTGAGCGCTGTAGAGAGGTGACCGCGGCTGCTAAACCGAATTAA